The DNA sequence TTGTCCCAGAAAAATTTATGCCCCCCACGCACGGGTCTGCTGGCATAGATCTtctagagatacgacgacctaATACAGAACTATGTCTTCCCCATCAGTGCGCCTttagggaagaaagaagagcacgttcacgcttgcagatagctcaaaagaaacttagaaaaattatgaggagaagaagaaaaaattttatttcttttcttcccaatgatccctagagtCCTTTTTATATAGACTCTTGgaatagggagaagagaaattttttgattgtgtttgaaataatctctagagccctttatataggctcaggcaCATCAAAAGAAGCAGATTCCCCTTCCACAgattgatgacgtgtcttcttgtACTCATTTGATCCttcggcttattgcatcttggccgtccatgcttccttccttcttcgaggggcctttccatgcttgctcttgcattagatgcatgacacttgtcatggcCTACTTTCTTTATAAATTTTTCCATGTTTGCTTCCTTGCTTGTGCgtggatgcttgccacttggccattgactaatttagtttttagatttttaaaatatttgatttaattcaacaCTTTCCATCAGTGAGGACGGTCTAGGGATGCAGTCCCTTTTGAAGAGGCGTGAGATGTTCATTGCTCGGCACGCGGTTCGGTTCATGTTAGAGCCACACGGATTTTAGAGTCAGGTGATGGCACGAGATACGGTCGAGGGGGTTCAAAGGTGACACAGAGGGGTCGTCGAGTCTCTTTCATGTGGCACGAGATCGAAAGGTACCTGCCGACCGCGTCGGCAAACACCAAGTGGTTGATAGGTGATAGGCGGAGTATTGCTATGACCAGTGATCTGTGGGTGGACGCCCTTCCTCTGAGGTGATAGCCGACCATGGTTGATACAGAGGCAGCGGAGGGGCTGCGGATGTGCGACCTCCTAGCACCAGGAGGGGCAGAGTGGGACAAGGCCAGACTTCGACAAATGTTCGGGGCACACCTAGCTAAAGGATCCATTCTCTTCCGGTACCAGGATGTGCGGGGCCAGATGTCAGGGTGTAGGGTACCTCGTGTCGGGCCAGTGTTAGCTTGGGAGACCTCTCCCATGTTATCCAGCTGGAGCATGAGCCGGGGTCGAATTGTACTTGGATTTGGAGGTCCGAGCTCCACCCAAGGGCAACcctcttcttatggaaggggATGTGGGATCGCCTTCCGATGAGAGCAGTGCTGAGCAGGTGTGGCTGGGGGATCCCCGTAGAGTGCGAGACATGTGGAGCtgaggagtcggtggaccatgtgcTTTTCCAGTGCACATGGGTGAGGTCGACATGGCAGTGGTCAGGGATCCCGTAGGAGGCTCGGAGTGAGAGGCTACAGTTTCTACAGGTGATGAGATAGTGGCTGGCCAGTTCGCGGACTTGTTAGAAAACTATTAGAGCGACTTATACGGcacatcagatctggctggTAAGGAATGCTCGTATCTTCGTCAAGTGTAGGGTATCACCGAGGTTTGTTGCGGAGTTTGCTCAGACACAGGCCACGGAGATGAGGCCCACCCACCCTTCATATAGACCTTTGATAGCTTGGGACACCTAGAGTTTTCTCTCTGCTCCGGCAGCTCCTCAGACGGTGTTTTTCACTTGGGAGCTCCCACTCCCGAGcctcctcaaggtcaacttcgatgggtcgGTGCTGGATGGCGGTATGCAGGGTGGTGTAGGTTTTATTATACCGGGCCTGCGTTCTAGGGTGGTGGCGGCAGGTGGCTGCCAGCTATTTGACACGTCGGTTCCAGGGGCAGAGTTTAGAGCAGCCTGGGTGGATTTTCGACATGCGCGGGTGGTGCTGCATGCCACTTCGAACATTCTGGAGGGCCACTCGGCCACGATCATCGGGTGGATTCGGGGGGGTCGAGGGGTGAGAGCACAAACCACCCCTTGATCCGGGgcatagagatgatgatgagagatggATGGGTCTTTCAGgcaagcatgtattcagagaagccAATGGAGCGGCTGACTGGATGGCTGCCTATGCGGCCTACCACTCAGGATACACCCTTTGGTTCGGAGAGGAGGAGTTGCCACTTGCACTCCACTAGCTgttgtattttgattttattgagtGTATCCGTACATGTACTATATGAAGCATCCATTTTAagtgcaaaagaaaagaaaagaaaagaaaaaaaatctcccaAAGGCCTTCGAGTTTGAGGTGGACTCAACAACATCCAACAGCAGCTTCTATATCGTTTGAATTCAGCTAACGGCAGCCATCTCGTTGTTTAAGGCTTCAACAACCAAGTCTAAGCCAGACTCTAAGACTAGATGATCCGACGACAGCTAGGTCAAATCCTTTCTGATGGCAACCCTTCTAATGATAGCTAGGTCACCATCAGTACGAATTTTGTTCCAAAAGCTTAGTTTTGCAAGTTTTTCTTATTCTAAGTGAGTTAGGACTTCATTTTTGATTTATAGTTGGAGTTCTAAGAGACCTCATGAGTTGCATTCATCGCAAGGGCCTTAGAAAATTATAAATAGGACCTTTATGTACTTTGTTGTCATCCTTGAAGCTATTTTTCTCTCAATTTCTTCTTGTCTGATGATACACTTCTCAAGGGCCATGGCCCATGGTGAGATGTGGGGTTCCAAGAATGAGACACTTGCGAGACAATTGTGCTCTTTGATCGAGGCCTTGGGAAGATTGGAGGTGGGCACTACAAGAATAATGGTCATTAGCGACGCATTTTTtggcctttaacgacgcttttaagcgtcgctaaaaaccatcccgacgctttcctaagcgtcggcaaagcgtcgcctatgctacagtggagaaAATGTTTTCCGACACGTCGAAAAGCGTCGAAAATTAGCAACGCTTTACCGATGCTTTTTGGCGTCggcaattagcgacgctttaaagcgtcgcgaattgcaatttaacgacgctttaaagcgtcggtaaattcaACATTTACCGACGTTTTATAGCGTCGTTAATTCAaacttaccgacgctttaaagcgtcactAATTGATTTCTGGTCGaaattttaacgacgctttaaagcatcgttagAATATtaatgttttttaaaaaaaatttaaaaaatttttaaaccctgtttacaaaatcaaagcCACACACACTAAGCGAGATATACACAAAATCAAACATATTTATCtaaacattcatattgtcaaattacattcatactaTCAATTTACGTTTACAATGTACTtcaaaagcataaaaaaatacatataaaactccAAAATAAATGCTTCAGGGGTCGCTAGCATGACCATCTCTACGTGCAGATGAAGTATCAGGAACCTGTAATAAAAAAACTTAAGCAGTTAAGAATACGAAAATTATTAAGctctttaagaaaaatatgatacttatgcAAAATGTTCAAGTAGATGTAGTAATTTACCTGAGGAGGGACAAACTGATGCAACAAAGATGTAATCTGATTAATCTGAGCCCTCAAAGATTGCATCTCTGTCTGgtggctctgcttcaactcttTTATCTCTGCCTTCAGATCATTAACCTCTGTAGTGCTACTACTCTGTCTAACATCTTGAGTATATATAcccactgcagacaactgagtgggggtaactccaacgccataacccctcactcgaccataacgctccGAGCCCATCAATTCGGTAAACACCTGAGCTTCGACACCTCTGGTGTTGCCGATTGAAGATGACTCTCCGATACGCTCTGAAATAAGGGATATAGCtctgtcctatatctctcaaaaacaatcaaattaatttttaaaaaattaaaatatataaaaaattattgcagaaattattaataaatacatacaactatatctctcgactcctctcggacaaagctgccatctcggtgggtgtgagtcatcttatagaaCTCCACCTCACCAGGTTTCCTCCCATGGtcttccatctacaacaaaaagtatattggaAGAGTTTCATCTTATAGAACTatatcatgatacatgctatatgatacaagagtttcaaaaagtttaaaaaaaacttacgaattcagctctgaGCCTCgtataactcttcgagcctgaagtgtgaggaattGTCTGAGATGCTCGTGCGGCTCGACCAATGTCAGAATATGTCTACCACGAAAAAAGTAAAcattgtaatatattaaatatattaaacattATATAAGGTATTGAGAGAGAATACACAACCTGTCCTCTCTCGAAAAACCaatagtgaacaagctccctccactgatgatggtatacatcaggaggacaaacacgagcaacctcctcctctgtcatacccttgCGCTTCCAGTCGGCCTTCAACTTCgacttatatttttttcatttgcggttgagggactttagcacccaatcatggctctctggagggagcacaaactttttctacaccaaaataaagaatgtcataataatattaaatcgaaaaattaaatttataatagtaagcaaattaacatacagtagctatcaaattaacaatattaaattcaattctttacctgGACAAATTTAAGAAACTCAACTTTATAAGAAGGAAGCATATCATTCCACTTatgatagttgagcggacacaactgaccccTACGCGCAACTGATcttaagaaacttgataaaaggctTCCAGCCCTTTTGATGGGCTGCCCTAGTTCGTTGCATTCGACGACcatcttctcatcctcacgaAGCTGCCACACATCCCGTGCTCGAGAGGAACCCCGTGTCAACCTCACTCTCCCTTGTTcatctataaaaaataataattaaaacattggaggcaaattaattaaaataattagattgtaaatgaacttaatatatgcactttaaATCAAATTACCCTGGATATGCAAGTCATCCATAACCTCCTGGCCTGGATGTTGCTGAGACTGGAACTCATGTTGAGACTCGGACTCATGCTGCTGGGGCTGCTGGGATCGCATGGACTGAGCAGAAGAAGATCTCACCTGAGactgctggaactccacatctctgaATCGTTTTCCTCGGTGCATTTTGTTACCTAAGCAAGTACTTAAGCAATTGAAATCTGTTTAAAAATGCAAGAGTAActaatgtataaatcataaaatattaaaaattcatGGGGTACTCCACAGAAGGAAAGGCCCTGATCGCTAATGTATAGTAACTAGTAATGCAATTGCAAGAGTAAATAATTACAGTCCAAATCTTCCACTGGATAATGAATCAACCAAACTCAGAATCATTTGATTCAGTTCTCACGAAATAATTTATGGTTCGATTATGTCACAGTTGTCTACTTCTGATGGGTGGACTCCCTGTCTCAGGAGCTATTATTCATCTTATCTGAATGGAAAACTGGTTTCGGTCCTGAGATACAATCAATGTTGAACACTCCGAGTCCAGTCATGCACCTTCAATCGTCTGTCAGAGTCTGGAATTCTGATTATGTACTCTGTCATCCAAATTGCACACAATATATTGCAAAACCTTGAGAATGATATATCAAATGTTAAAAAAATACTGaagtgagaaaatttcaagcatCTAATTGCAAACAGTGGATGAAGcacaaacctttcctccaactAGACATTGAGGTGTAGAAGAATGAAGTTTCAACAACTACTAATAAGTTACCCATGTATGAGATTTGCAAGCTGCATTAAGCTCCcgacctcctctcttctctttttgcATGCAGAGTATGAAGTTCCTTATCATCTATAATCACTGAAGGCTTTTCAACGTTTAAATCTCAAACagtcagaagaaagaaagaacttgAATGTGGAAGAGGAGAGAGACAGTTGCTATCACATATAGTAAGATAGACAGACACATACAATGACAGAGGACAATGACGCATTTATATCAATAGCCCACAAACTTTTTGCATATGCCAAGAATCAGATTAAGGAAACATTCTGCAAAAGGAATTTTTCAACACTAGTGTTGTCGAATatttatcatggcatccatcaaGGTCTTCAtttgtttctctcttttttcctgagACCTTCCGACATTATTCAAGTCTATACTTGCCACCATGATATATAGGCATGCCATCATAATTGTCAAACAGGTAACACCACACCTCATGTTCTTCTCAAGCATCTCCTTGACTAACCCAGTGTACTCTAACACCAATTTTCCAACATAAACACATCATAAATTCCTCAtttgcaaaaaaaatgaaagggaaagaaaatgaaagaggtGCAAACTATTCATCTCTGTTTTGCTAATTTCATATgcaggaattttaaaaataccCAACATTTTTAGCCTGAGACATTGACTAGTGAAAATTTTGTCAAGGCTCACAAGAGTGTTGTGTCATAAGATAACATATTGTCCACCTAATGTGACCCCTTCTGTGTTATCAGACATCTCATTAGTAATTCTTTCTCATCTAGTCTACTAAATCCAACGGTACAAGTAATTGATTCAAGAATCTTGGTCAATATAGTCTTAGTTGTATCACACTCATTATACTTGGTGCAAGTCCAACCAACTTAAGACATCCTCAAAGCCTTCCCAATGCAGATCCAGTTAAAAAAACTGACTCTGCTCCAATTTCACAGTTATAAACATTTGCAAGACACAACGGAACTAGATCCTAAATATAAGCAGTCAGTTTATATTGAAAATCTGGATTTTGGTGGTTTGGATCGGCTAGAATCTTGCCCTACCTAGTTGAATGCACATCTTCAGGAATATAGATATATTACACTGATATGACTGTTCTCCATAATGTTCACAAAGGAAATAAAAAGGATGCCTTGGAAGTAAAAGTTAAAATCCATCTAGTCTTGCCCATTACCCAATTTCTTCACCAAATTCTCTTCATATAGATATCCTCACATTCTGACGTCAGCTAGCCTTAAAATTGCATGCTAGTTTCAAAGTTAAACCAAGCATCAGATAATAGAGTGGAACACCAAATTAAAAGATATCAATGAAGTGccaaaattatataattataattccAAAGTACAGCAAGTTTAAAAtagattatataaatataattccAAAGTACCGGCagtttaaaatttatataattataatgaaGTGCTCACCTGCAGTGAGTGCAGTTTGTAGTGTGCAGTGTGCTTGATGCACATCTCTGAAATGTTGTTTGGTGCATAAATCTAGTGCAGTTTGGCAGTGTTTAAGTGCTGCAGTTGTGTTCAGCGTGTATGTAGGTTAAGTGTTTAAGCGTGTATGTAGGTTAAGTGTATTAACTGCTTGAGTGCAGTCTGTACGCAGGTTGAAGATTCTAGATGGTCACGCATATGGATGCAAATGGGCCAGGCAGAGTAATCATTTCCACGAGTAGAAtagtgattctttttttttcttttttgtaatcTCCACGAGTGGCAGAGTAATCATTTCCGCCAGTCACGAAATGAATGCAAGACATGCTTGTCAAACACTACTGCAATCACAGGACAAAGGCGACCTCGGCCAGTTCTTCCCTTAGATTTCGATTTGACTATCAACCAACCATGCCTTATTCCagattaaaaaagaaatggtagtttggctgcaggagaaggaggataATACCAGCTTATTCTGCACTATCCCCAAACGAATATGGGGATTATT is a window from the Phoenix dactylifera cultivar Barhee BC4 unplaced genomic scaffold, palm_55x_up_171113_PBpolish2nd_filt_p 000112F, whole genome shotgun sequence genome containing:
- the LOC113462091 gene encoding uncharacterized protein LOC113462091; amino-acid sequence: MTEEEVARVCPPDVYHHQWRELVHYWFFERGQTYSDIGRAARASQTIPHTSGSKSYTRLRAEFMEDHGRKPGEVEFYKMTHTHRDGSFVREESRDIVDRAISLISERIGESSSIGNTRGVEAQVFTELMGSERYGRVRGYGVGVTPTQLSAVGIYTQDVRQSSSTTEVNDLKAEIKELKQSHQTEMQSLRAQINQITSLLHQFVPPQVPDTSSARRDGHASDP